CCTCCCGTCGAGGGAGGGGAACGTGATGGCGATCGCCTCTCTACATCCCTCTACACCCTCTCATACGGCTCGAAGAGCCTCTTGTACTCATCAAGCGCAAAACGGTCCGTCATCCCGGCGATGTAGTCGCAGATGACGCGCTCCCGCCCGTCCCGCTCCATCTTCAGCTGATGCTTCATGGGGAGCAGGGTCGGGTGCTTCAGGTACACCTCGAAAAGCTGCTCCAGGTAGCGCTCCGCCTTCACCCTCATACGCTCCACCTTGTGATGCCGGTAGAGATTGTGCATCAGGAAGCGCTTCAACTCCCTGTTCTTCTTCGCCATCTCGGTGCTGAACCCCACCACCTGCTGATTCAAGGACCGCAAGTCCTCCTGCGTCTTGATCCCGTGGTACTCCAGGTTTGCGAGGGTCGTCGTCACCACGTCGGTGATGAGGACGCCGATGAGTGCGCTTATCGTCTGGCAGCGGGCCCTCTCCCGGTCGATTCCGGGGTGCTTTTGCTCGATCGTCTCGTGCACCTCCCGCCAGAGCGCCACCTCCTTCAGCTGCGACATGGTGATGTACCCGGACTCCAGGCCGTCGTCGATGTCGTGGTTGTTGTAGGCGATTTCGTCGGCAAAGTTGATGAGCTGCGCCTCCACGGTCGGCACCGTGCCCGGGAGGAATTCCGCAAATGCCGCCGACGGATTGTCGTAGCGGGAAGAATGCTTGATGATCCCCTCGCGCACCTCCCACGAGAGGTTGAGGCCGTTGAAGCCGGGGTAGCGCTCCTCGAGCTCGTCCACGATGCGCAGCGACTGCAGGTTGTGCTCGAAGCCGCCTGCCCCTTCCATCAGCCGGTTCAGCACCTCCTCACCGGTATGCCCGAAGGGGGTATGCCCGAGATCATGAGCGAGGGCAAGAGCCTCGGTGAGCTCCTCGTTCAGCCGCAGCCTGCGCGCTATCCCCTTCCCGATCTGAGCCACCTCGAGAGAGTGGGTGAGGCGGGTGCGGTAGTAGTCCCCCTCGTGATTGACGAAGACCTGCGTCTTGTATTCCAGACGCCGGAAAGCCGCGCAATGGATAATGCGATCGCGGTCCCTCTCGAAGGCGGGGCGGTCGTCGCGGAAATCTTCCTCATATTTCCTCCCCCGTGACACCTCGC
The DNA window shown above is from Geomonas sp. RF6 and carries:
- a CDS encoding deoxyguanosinetriphosphate triphosphohydrolase, which produces MTEAHSMERTDLAAYAARSEVSRGRKYEEDFRDDRPAFERDRDRIIHCAAFRRLEYKTQVFVNHEGDYYRTRLTHSLEVAQIGKGIARRLRLNEELTEALALAHDLGHTPFGHTGEEVLNRLMEGAGGFEHNLQSLRIVDELEERYPGFNGLNLSWEVREGIIKHSSRYDNPSAAFAEFLPGTVPTVEAQLINFADEIAYNNHDIDDGLESGYITMSQLKEVALWREVHETIEQKHPGIDRERARCQTISALIGVLITDVVTTTLANLEYHGIKTQEDLRSLNQQVVGFSTEMAKKNRELKRFLMHNLYRHHKVERMRVKAERYLEQLFEVYLKHPTLLPMKHQLKMERDGRERVICDYIAGMTDRFALDEYKRLFEPYERV